The Acetoanaerobium noterae genome window below encodes:
- a CDS encoding polyamine ABC transporter substrate-binding protein, with translation MKKAFLIFLTVILVSSAFVGCKSSTSSSDNEDNQTASSKELNIYMWQQYISDDLISKFEKDNNVKINLSYMSDNADAITKLTAGGGQEYDLIMTCDAYMESLVKGGYVEKLNFDNIPNASNINESYWTAKEYCVPYLMNYIYVVYNKDTSPIEIKSYNDLIHPALKGQIATIDGARNLFPIALVALGYDPNSTNENEIAEAYEWLVKYNENVVAYGNAEQNLTNGTASVAFTYDGNASWAMAELGDKNNLVIADFDNDPVQLGFDLYVIPKGAKHVDLAEKFLNYITNPEVMAQNLIEYPYSCPNDAAVEVASDTYKNDPARNFDYKQNVFFQKDVGEAMTIYNDYYQKLKVGE, from the coding sequence ATGAAAAAAGCTTTTTTAATTTTTTTGACTGTGATTTTAGTTTCTAGTGCGTTTGTAGGTTGTAAAAGCAGCACTTCAAGTTCAGACAATGAGGATAACCAAACAGCTTCAAGCAAAGAATTAAATATTTACATGTGGCAGCAATATATATCAGATGATTTAATTTCAAAATTTGAAAAGGACAATAATGTAAAAATTAATCTCTCATACATGAGTGACAATGCAGATGCAATAACCAAATTAACTGCAGGTGGAGGTCAAGAATACGACCTTATAATGACTTGTGACGCTTATATGGAATCTCTCGTAAAGGGTGGGTATGTAGAAAAGCTTAACTTTGATAATATCCCTAATGCTTCAAATATTAACGAATCTTACTGGACAGCTAAAGAATATTGCGTTCCTTACCTTATGAATTATATTTATGTTGTTTACAATAAAGATACATCTCCAATCGAAATTAAAAGCTATAATGATTTAATCCATCCAGCCTTAAAAGGACAAATTGCAACTATCGATGGAGCTAGAAATCTGTTCCCTATAGCTCTCGTTGCTCTTGGATACGACCCAAACTCTACAAATGAAAACGAAATTGCTGAGGCATATGAGTGGCTAGTAAAGTATAATGAAAACGTTGTAGCATATGGAAATGCTGAGCAAAATCTTACAAATGGTACTGCCTCTGTAGCTTTTACTTATGATGGAAACGCTTCATGGGCAATGGCTGAATTAGGGGATAAAAATAATCTTGTTATAGCTGATTTTGATAATGATCCTGTTCAACTTGGATTTGATCTTTATGTAATACCAAAAGGGGCAAAGCATGTGGATCTTGCTGAGAAGTTTTTAAACTATATTACAAATCCTGAAGTAATGGCACAAAACCTTATAGAATATCCGTATTCATGTCCTAACGATGCAGCTGTTGAGGTGGCTTCTGATACTTATAAGAACGATCCTGCAAGAAATTTTGATTATAAGCAAAACGTTTTTTTCCAAAAAGATGTTGGAGAAGCAATGACAATTTATAATGATTATTATCAAAAATTAAAAGTTGGAGAATAA
- a CDS encoding ABC transporter permease translates to MSNSKLRKKNNLSNLIGMIYSLAIYTVLYIPVLVMMIFSFNNQRYNYYWNGFTTQWYAKLFTNSTVIGSLWYSVIIAVLATLISVTIGTIGALGLRKYEFKGRKAINNMLYIPIIVPEIVMAVALLIVFMKVGFALGMGSILIGHCTFCIPYAVVTIKGRISGDDYSLEEASMDLGASRIQTFINVTLPSIFPGVMSAAFLSFTLSIDDVVMSNMLSGAKNSTLPVLILSMNKSGVTPDINALTTIMILIIVIAMILNNKINNALKKRRKVEGIL, encoded by the coding sequence GTGAGTAATTCTAAACTTCGAAAAAAAAATAACCTATCTAATTTAATAGGAATGATTTACTCCTTAGCAATATATACAGTGCTATATATACCAGTTCTTGTAATGATGATTTTTTCTTTTAACAATCAAAGATATAACTATTATTGGAATGGTTTTACTACTCAATGGTACGCTAAGCTTTTTACAAATTCTACGGTAATTGGAAGCTTATGGTATTCAGTAATAATTGCTGTTTTGGCTACTTTAATATCCGTTACCATTGGCACAATTGGCGCACTTGGATTAAGAAAATATGAATTTAAAGGGAGAAAAGCAATTAATAACATGCTCTATATACCTATAATAGTTCCTGAAATAGTTATGGCTGTTGCTCTTCTTATTGTATTCATGAAAGTTGGATTTGCTCTTGGTATGGGAAGTATACTTATTGGTCATTGTACATTTTGTATACCCTATGCAGTTGTAACCATAAAAGGCAGGATAAGTGGAGATGATTATAGTTTAGAAGAAGCATCGATGGATTTAGGTGCTAGTAGAATTCAAACATTTATTAATGTGACTCTTCCTTCTATTTTTCCAGGAGTCATGAGTGCAGCGTTTTTATCTTTCACATTATCAATAGATGATGTTGTAATGAGCAATATGCTTTCAGGCGCTAAGAATTCAACTCTCCCGGTTCTAATTCTATCAATGAATAAATCAGGGGTTACTCCAGATATTAATGCACTAACCACAATCATGATTCTTATCATTGTAATAGCGATGATTTTGAATAATAAAATTAATAATGCGTTAAAAAAACGCAGAAAAGTGGAGGGAATACTATGA
- a CDS encoding ABC transporter permease, translating to MNQKSNFTRKTLPAIAMAGPVSLWMILFVALPMLYIIYISFMSRGVFGEVVYEFSLDSYKTLLDSTYFKVIIKSIRAAAISTILCLLIGYPFAYYIAKQPKEIASKLIMLIMIPFWTNSLMRLNSWLLLFQTSGPVNKFLQYIGFIESPLNLIYTDGLVMVGLITSMLPFAVLPMYSSIEKLSKSLLEASADLGASRITTFIKITLPLTFPGIISSIILVFIPSLGIYTVTDMLGGGKVLYIGNIIKNQFGAIRNWPLGAALSVLLIVITGLLIFIYTRFAKIEDMEVL from the coding sequence ATGAACCAAAAATCAAACTTTACTAGAAAAACACTTCCAGCGATAGCAATGGCTGGGCCAGTATCTTTGTGGATGATTTTATTTGTAGCTTTGCCAATGCTTTATATAATTTATATAAGCTTTATGTCTAGAGGTGTCTTTGGAGAAGTTGTTTATGAATTTTCTTTAGATAGCTATAAAACTCTGTTAGATAGTACTTATTTTAAAGTTATTATTAAATCTATACGAGCAGCAGCGATATCAACTATATTATGTTTATTAATCGGTTATCCATTTGCATATTATATTGCAAAGCAACCAAAGGAAATTGCATCAAAGCTTATTATGCTAATTATGATTCCTTTTTGGACCAATTCCTTAATGAGATTAAATAGCTGGCTACTTTTATTTCAAACTAGCGGACCTGTAAATAAATTTCTACAGTATATAGGCTTTATTGAATCTCCTCTAAACTTAATTTACACTGATGGATTAGTAATGGTTGGACTTATAACGAGCATGCTTCCATTTGCCGTTCTTCCTATGTACAGTTCAATTGAAAAGTTAAGCAAATCTCTTTTAGAGGCTTCAGCTGATTTAGGTGCCTCAAGAATAACTACTTTTATCAAAATAACACTTCCTCTTACTTTTCCTGGAATAATATCATCAATCATTCTTGTATTTATTCCATCACTTGGTATATACACAGTTACAGATATGTTGGGTGGCGGCAAAGTTTTATACATAGGAAATATAATAAAAAATCAATTCGGAGCAATAAGAAATTGGCCTCTTGGTGCTGCTTTATCTGTATTATTAATTGTTATAACAGGGCTTCTTATATTTATATATACAAGATTTGCAAAGATTGAGGATATGGAGGTGCTGTAA
- a CDS encoding ABC transporter ATP-binding protein, producing the protein MSDSIVTLIDVEKSFGKNKVVQKMNIEIKQGEFLTLLGPSGCGKTTTLRMIAGFEEATSGIIMVQGERVEDKEPFERDVNTVFQNYALFPHMNVFDNIAYSLKIKKKPRDEIAKKVKEMLELVQLNGYEYRKPDALSGGQKQRVAIARALVNNPKVLLLDEPLGALDLKLRKQMQVELKRLQKKLGITFIYVTHDQEEALTMSDRIAIMNQGIIEQIDSPKEIYEHPVTKFVAGFIGESNIFNGKVIDLSNEILTVETSSGIIKAKGKGFEIGESIYVSIRPEYIKVSKVIIDGFDLKGKIKDFIYMGTVVKTSVDLKDHSEIKYSRFEKDDELCEGDIVNIFWNPEKAVAIKTQI; encoded by the coding sequence ATGTCTGATTCTATTGTTACTTTAATTGATGTTGAAAAAAGTTTTGGAAAAAATAAAGTTGTCCAAAAAATGAATATCGAAATAAAGCAAGGAGAATTTTTAACACTTTTAGGCCCTTCTGGCTGTGGGAAAACGACTACTCTAAGAATGATTGCCGGATTTGAGGAAGCGACCTCTGGAATTATAATGGTTCAGGGCGAACGCGTAGAAGACAAAGAACCATTCGAAAGAGATGTTAATACTGTATTTCAAAACTATGCTCTTTTCCCTCATATGAATGTTTTTGACAATATAGCCTATTCACTCAAAATCAAAAAAAAGCCAAGAGATGAAATTGCAAAAAAAGTTAAAGAGATGCTTGAACTAGTGCAATTAAATGGCTATGAATATAGAAAGCCTGATGCTTTATCTGGAGGGCAAAAACAAAGAGTTGCAATTGCTAGAGCTCTTGTAAATAATCCCAAAGTCTTGCTTTTAGACGAACCCCTAGGAGCTCTTGATTTGAAGTTAAGAAAGCAGATGCAGGTTGAGCTAAAAAGGCTTCAAAAAAAGCTTGGTATTACATTTATCTATGTAACCCATGATCAAGAAGAAGCTCTTACAATGAGTGATAGGATTGCAATAATGAATCAAGGTATCATTGAGCAGATTGATTCGCCAAAAGAAATATATGAGCATCCAGTTACAAAATTTGTTGCAGGTTTCATTGGAGAATCAAATATCTTCAATGGTAAAGTTATAGATTTGAGTAACGAAATCTTAACAGTGGAAACTTCGTCTGGAATAATAAAGGCAAAAGGTAAGGGTTTTGAAATAGGCGAAAGTATTTATGTTTCTATTAGGCCTGAGTACATAAAAGTAAGTAAAGTAATAATAGATGGATTTGATTTAAAAGGAAAAATAAAAGATTTTATTTATATGGGTACAGTTGTAAAAACATCAGTTGACTTAAAAGATCACTCTGAAATAAAATATAGCCGATTTGAAAAAGATGATGAGCTTTGTGAAGGTGATATTGTAAATATCTTTTGGAATCCAGAGAAAGCCGTAGCTATTAAAACACAAATTTAG
- a CDS encoding GntR family transcriptional regulator: protein MNKNYIPPIYIQIKDILIEKINSGELESGSQLPSERDLSETYSISRMTARNALTQLVDSGYAYRVKGKGTFVSIPNYERDFVKLTGFSHMLKSKGIKPRSKVITLGIIEANKKIASLLDTTIGTKVYEIVRVRYGDNIPLALEYSYLPINLFENLLQYDFENTSLYEVIENVYNYKFKYSKQWIKITTLYKNEAKILDVDEHTPAFLLESISYDTNDKIVEVTRSLNIGDRTTFYTELWPNA, encoded by the coding sequence ATGAACAAAAACTATATTCCTCCTATTTATATCCAAATAAAGGATATCCTGATTGAAAAAATTAATTCAGGAGAGTTAGAAAGTGGCAGTCAGCTTCCATCGGAAAGAGATCTAAGTGAAACCTACAGTATAAGTAGAATGACCGCTAGAAATGCATTAACTCAGCTAGTTGATTCTGGATATGCATATAGAGTAAAAGGCAAGGGTACTTTTGTAAGTATTCCAAATTATGAAAGAGATTTTGTTAAGTTAACTGGATTTTCACATATGCTCAAGTCTAAAGGTATAAAGCCAAGAAGTAAAGTTATAACACTAGGTATTATTGAGGCTAATAAAAAAATAGCTTCCCTTCTAGATACAACCATTGGAACCAAAGTTTATGAAATTGTTCGTGTTAGATATGGAGATAATATACCACTAGCACTTGAATACTCTTATCTACCTATAAACCTATTTGAAAATCTTTTACAATATGACTTTGAAAACACATCTTTATACGAGGTCATTGAAAACGTTTACAATTATAAGTTTAAATATTCAAAGCAATGGATTAAAATCACAACTTTATATAAAAATGAAGCAAAAATTCTTGATGTAGATGAACATACACCAGCATTTTTACTTGAATCAATATCCTATGATACGAATGACAAAATAGTAGAGGTTACAAGGTCTCTAAATATAGGTGATAGAACAACCTTCTATACAGAACTGTGGCCAAATGCTTGA
- a CDS encoding YaiI/YqxD family protein, which produces MNDKIDNHFTIWIDADGCPVVNSTINIAKQNSIPVIVVKNYSVQLNSDYARIVTVDIARDSADYYIANNISPYDLVITQDYGLAAMVLAKKGFCINQNGKEITPSNIDFILDTRYHNKVSMMQNNRGPKHKKRSENDNLIYEKSLTEFINERILNKSK; this is translated from the coding sequence ATGAATGATAAAATTGATAATCATTTTACTATATGGATAGACGCAGATGGATGTCCTGTTGTAAATTCAACTATCAATATTGCTAAACAAAATTCTATACCAGTTATAGTGGTTAAAAACTATTCCGTGCAATTAAACAGTGATTACGCTAGAATAGTCACCGTTGATATAGCTAGAGATTCAGCAGATTATTATATAGCAAATAACATTAGCCCCTACGATTTAGTTATTACGCAGGATTATGGTTTAGCTGCTATGGTCCTCGCAAAGAAAGGATTTTGTATTAATCAAAATGGAAAGGAGATAACTCCTTCTAATATAGATTTTATACTTGATACAAGATATCATAATAAAGTTTCAATGATGCAAAATAATAGAGGGCCAAAACATAAAAAACGTTCAGAAAACGATAATTTAATTTATGAAAAATCACTTACTGAGTTTATTAATGAAAGGATTTTAAATAAGTCCAAATAA
- a CDS encoding DUF1002 domain-containing protein — MYKKFFSMFLLLFLFVANFTISSFADVAVGDSIISFGADLSESEKDSILKEFNPPENVQEIVTTNAEEHKYLGGVVPTSKIGNFAISSVMITYTEKGSGLKVDTSDKITYITDESYINALITAGVEDADIKVTSPRNASGTAALTGIMKAYEVSSGEVIDDSIKKAANEEMIRTVEIGEVIGNDKAVELFNKIKQEIAKQNPKTTEEVRDIIINIVNNYNINLTNEQIEQLVSLFDKMRSLDIDWNRVSNQIEDIGNKATEFLSSEEGKGFLENLRLFFKALLEWLTP; from the coding sequence ATGTATAAAAAGTTTTTTAGTATGTTTTTGCTGTTATTTTTATTTGTTGCAAATTTTACAATATCATCGTTTGCAGATGTCGCTGTAGGTGATAGTATTATTTCATTCGGTGCAGATCTTTCGGAAAGTGAGAAAGACTCAATATTAAAGGAGTTTAATCCACCAGAAAATGTTCAAGAAATAGTTACAACAAATGCAGAGGAACATAAATATTTAGGTGGAGTAGTTCCAACTAGCAAGATTGGAAATTTTGCTATATCATCAGTTATGATAACTTATACTGAAAAAGGAAGCGGTTTAAAGGTAGATACTAGTGACAAAATCACATATATTACTGATGAAAGTTATATAAATGCTTTGATTACTGCTGGAGTGGAAGATGCAGACATAAAAGTTACTTCTCCAAGAAATGCAAGTGGAACAGCAGCATTAACTGGTATTATGAAAGCATATGAGGTATCTTCAGGAGAGGTTATTGACGATAGTATAAAAAAAGCAGCTAATGAAGAGATGATAAGAACTGTTGAAATAGGGGAAGTAATAGGAAACGATAAGGCAGTAGAATTGTTTAATAAAATAAAACAAGAAATTGCTAAGCAAAACCCTAAGACAACTGAAGAAGTGAGAGATATAATTATTAATATAGTAAATAATTATAATATTAATTTAACCAATGAACAAATAGAGCAGCTAGTATCACTTTTTGACAAAATGAGAAGTCTAGACATTGATTGGAATAGAGTATCTAATCAAATTGAAGACATCGGTAATAAAGCTACAGAATTTTTATCATCAGAAGAAGGCAAAGGATTCTTAGAAAATTTAAGGCTATTTTTTAAAGCATTGCTAGAATGGCTTACTCCTTAG
- a CDS encoding DUF3788 domain-containing protein, with protein MKSNYKQLLRNPDIQPTSDIIAEALQDANDSYIKFLNELANQDIDLEWRYYTDGKAWLGKGLYKWLGVRGGQKVTTVFWLSIWEGFFKITIYIPEKARDDLFSLPLNNTVKQMINDSKQMGNRLKFFPLVFELNSNESFEQIHILFDFKKSLK; from the coding sequence ATGAAATCTAATTACAAACAATTGCTTAGAAATCCAGACATACAGCCTACAAGTGACATTATAGCTGAGGCACTCCAAGATGCAAATGATAGTTATATAAAATTTTTAAATGAACTTGCAAACCAAGACATTGACCTAGAATGGCGTTATTATACTGACGGCAAAGCTTGGTTAGGAAAAGGACTCTACAAATGGCTAGGCGTTCGGGGAGGTCAAAAGGTGACTACAGTCTTTTGGCTTTCTATTTGGGAGGGTTTCTTTAAAATAACTATATATATCCCAGAAAAAGCTCGTGATGATTTATTTAGCCTTCCACTTAATAATACGGTTAAACAGATGATTAATGATTCAAAGCAAATGGGAAATAGATTGAAATTTTTCCCTCTTGTGTTTGAACTTAACTCAAATGAATCATTTGAACAGATTCATATTTTATTTGATTTCAAAAAAAGCTTAAAGTAA
- a CDS encoding DUF5655 domain-containing protein, with the protein MADIKLFKIDTGVEELPASWVSLERELQTIIEKNMTIFFGVTFLKTEYVTSNGGRIDSLGIDENNCPVIFEYKRASNENVINQGLFYLDWLLDHKADFELLVMKTLGKEYSDKLDWTMPRLICIAGDFTKYDEYAVKQINRNIDLIRYKKFGNELLLFDLINSNVATPIKEGITEKIVRQSTDKTFDEQLESTSGNLKELYYSIRDYILALGDDVTENKLKLYCAFKKIKNIACIEIRVKSIMLYLRLNPDDFKFENGFTRDVSNIGHWGTGDVEITIKNVEDFEKSKEHIIRAYEIN; encoded by the coding sequence ATGGCTGATATAAAGTTATTTAAAATAGATACTGGTGTGGAAGAATTACCAGCTTCATGGGTATCACTTGAAAGAGAGCTACAAACAATAATTGAAAAGAATATGACTATATTTTTTGGGGTTACCTTTCTTAAAACTGAATATGTAACATCAAATGGGGGACGTATTGATAGCTTAGGGATAGATGAAAATAATTGTCCTGTTATTTTTGAATATAAAAGGGCTAGCAATGAAAATGTAATAAATCAAGGGTTATTCTATTTGGATTGGCTTTTAGACCATAAAGCTGATTTTGAACTTTTGGTAATGAAAACTTTAGGCAAAGAGTATTCTGATAAGCTCGATTGGACGATGCCACGCCTCATTTGTATTGCTGGGGATTTTACTAAATATGATGAATATGCTGTAAAACAAATTAATAGAAATATAGATCTTATCAGATATAAAAAATTTGGTAATGAATTACTATTGTTTGATTTAATTAACTCAAATGTGGCTACTCCAATTAAAGAAGGTATTACAGAAAAGATAGTTAGGCAAAGTACAGATAAAACATTTGACGAACAATTAGAATCAACTAGTGGTAATTTAAAAGAACTATACTATTCTATTAGAGATTACATTTTAGCGCTTGGCGACGATGTAACTGAAAATAAGTTGAAGTTATATTGCGCATTTAAAAAAATAAAAAATATTGCATGTATAGAAATTAGAGTAAAAAGCATAATGCTATATCTAAGATTGAATCCTGATGATTTTAAATTTGAAAATGGATTTACAAGAGACGTGAGTAACATCGGACATTGGGGAACTGGAGATGTAGAAATTACAATAAAAAATGTTGAGGATTTTGAAAAATCTAAAGAGCATATAATAAGAGCCTATGAAATTAATTAA
- a CDS encoding aminotransferase class V-fold PLP-dependent enzyme: MDKFEEVRNLYPGLKNQVYLDTPTSGLLSSNSYEAMKCKLDKSHFEGLSLNEYWNEWNHSDHVRKKVAEMINASDEEIFFGKDASDMINAFVANIDFPSGSNVIIPDISFPSTRNAWLNRECDGLKVRFVPNKARIVTTDEILSYIDEKTFAISICAVEPSTGYAYDLDLLSKVCSEKNIFLVIDTTQGLGLMCYDMEKTRIDVMISSTYKWMNNVFGLGIGYIRKELLQNLKPRHVGWTGIRDRKKDFSNLELTISETASRFETGGLNWIGLAGVEESIKTYLNLGKEDIQKYAMDMVQYLYDEMAEVKHFKITPWLPKENRSGIVYLEISDKVSITGEEFAQRGIRVHVSGNKVRIGLHFYNSFEDVKKLITILKNYN; this comes from the coding sequence ATGGATAAATTTGAAGAAGTGAGAAACCTTTACCCTGGACTAAAAAATCAAGTATATTTGGATACACCAACTTCAGGGCTATTATCATCCAATAGTTATGAAGCAATGAAATGCAAACTTGATAAAAGTCATTTTGAAGGACTTTCATTAAATGAGTATTGGAATGAATGGAACCATTCTGACCATGTACGAAAAAAAGTGGCAGAAATGATCAATGCGTCTGATGAAGAAATCTTTTTCGGCAAGGATGCATCCGACATGATTAATGCATTTGTTGCTAACATTGATTTTCCTTCTGGTTCGAATGTAATTATTCCTGATATTTCCTTTCCGTCCACTAGGAATGCTTGGCTTAACCGTGAGTGTGATGGACTAAAAGTGCGGTTCGTACCTAATAAGGCACGTATTGTGACCACAGATGAGATTTTATCTTACATTGACGAAAAAACATTTGCAATTTCTATCTGTGCGGTAGAGCCATCTACTGGATATGCTTACGACCTTGATTTGCTGAGTAAGGTTTGCTCAGAGAAGAATATATTCTTGGTTATTGATACTACTCAAGGTCTTGGTCTTATGTGCTATGATATGGAAAAGACTCGGATTGATGTAATGATCTCGTCAACATATAAGTGGATGAATAATGTTTTTGGTCTAGGAATTGGCTATATAAGAAAGGAACTCCTCCAGAATTTAAAACCAAGACATGTTGGATGGACAGGTATACGTGATAGAAAAAAAGATTTTAGTAACCTTGAATTAACTATAAGTGAGACTGCTAGTCGATTTGAAACGGGGGGATTAAACTGGATAGGATTGGCCGGTGTAGAAGAATCAATAAAAACATACTTGAATCTTGGAAAAGAAGATATTCAAAAATATGCAATGGACATGGTCCAATATTTGTACGATGAAATGGCCGAAGTAAAACATTTCAAAATCACGCCTTGGCTGCCAAAAGAAAATCGAAGTGGAATAGTCTACTTAGAGATAAGTGATAAAGTGTCCATAACAGGAGAGGAATTTGCTCAAAGAGGGATTCGTGTTCATGTGTCTGGAAATAAGGTCAGAATAGGGTTACATTTTTACAATAGCTTTGAGGATGTAAAGAAGTTAATAACGATTTTAAAAAACTATAATTGA
- a CDS encoding PAS domain-containing protein, with protein sequence MEKVKMMSYILDSIPYPILFVDCDHIIRYMNNAAKYHYYTERGYKELIGNSLFECHNEESKEKIIAAIEKIKRHGNEIFLGISIKNQRIYLNPVRDDEGELVGYFERFELNLQK encoded by the coding sequence GTGGAAAAAGTAAAAATGATGTCTTATATTTTGGATAGCATACCATATCCTATTTTGTTTGTTGATTGCGATCATATAATAAGATACATGAACAATGCGGCAAAGTACCATTATTATACTGAAAGAGGATATAAAGAACTAATTGGTAATTCACTATTTGAGTGTCATAATGAAGAATCAAAGGAGAAAATTATTGCGGCTATTGAAAAAATCAAAAGACATGGTAATGAAATTTTTCTTGGGATTAGCATAAAAAATCAAAGAATATATTTGAACCCGGTTCGAGATGATGAGGGTGAATTAGTTGGTTATTTTGAACGGTTTGAACTTAATTTACAAAAGTAA
- a CDS encoding DUF4386 domain-containing protein, translated as MKTVENSKRLGLFLLIEGLLIFVPMIILGQAINWPDILGEPANVVLPLIHQHSSETLIGYFSYMVYSILFFPAIALIAFNVSKEKYLEPSLWIAAAFGALSGATRSIGIIRWLSAMPILANLYSAGDNAAKESISVIFEAINAYGGSIGEDLGVSIFASVSVALISVYILKNKTLPKWTGWFGTAAAIAIAIPALGIFGIDVGVMVIASVAVVQFWFMFLGVYLMFRKYKV; from the coding sequence ATGAAAACAGTTGAAAATTCGAAAAGATTAGGATTATTTTTACTTATTGAGGGACTTTTGATTTTTGTGCCCATGATTATACTTGGTCAAGCTATAAATTGGCCTGATATATTGGGAGAACCTGCGAATGTAGTTCTGCCTTTGATTCACCAACATAGTTCAGAAACTTTGATAGGTTACTTTAGCTACATGGTATACTCAATTTTATTCTTCCCTGCAATCGCATTAATTGCATTTAATGTATCTAAGGAAAAATATTTAGAACCATCGCTATGGATAGCTGCTGCATTTGGAGCTCTTTCAGGAGCTACTCGGAGTATTGGAATTATTCGATGGCTCAGTGCGATGCCAATACTTGCGAATCTGTACAGTGCGGGTGATAATGCGGCCAAGGAAAGCATTTCAGTTATTTTTGAAGCGATCAATGCTTACGGCGGTTCAATAGGTGAAGACTTAGGGGTTAGTATATTTGCCTCAGTTTCAGTGGCTCTAATCAGTGTTTACATCTTAAAGAATAAAACGTTGCCCAAATGGACAGGTTGGTTTGGCACGGCAGCAGCAATAGCAATAGCAATTCCGGCACTAGGGATATTTGGTATTGATGTTGGTGTTATGGTAATTGCAAGTGTTGCTGTTGTTCAGTTTTGGTTTATGTTCTTGGGTGTCTATTTGATGTTTAGAAAATATAAAGTATAA